A genomic region of Lachnoclostridium edouardi contains the following coding sequences:
- a CDS encoding peptidoglycan D,D-transpeptidase FtsI family protein, protein MKRKRMKKTNPNQKSNRSILCMTYFIVGIFVCLIVYLGYFMQFERESVINNPYNGRISLFSDKVVRGKILAADGTVLADTGEDEFGDEKREYPMGQIFAHAVGYLDKGKTGLEAQVNFYLLSSHINLLQQIGNDLAGEKNPGDSVITTLDAGLQKAAYDLLGDRKGAVVVMEPGTGKILAMVSRPAFDPNTLDEEWEALTGEDENAKSQAKLLNRASQGLYPPGSTFKIITALEYIREHPQDYENFTFDCTGYYQEGEYAIQCYHGTAHGHQNLQQAFANSCNGAFAYLGLSLDKGRLKSLAEEMLFNNELPVSLTYSKSSYQMEETADVWETLQTSIGQGKTQITPLHNGMIAAAIANGGTLMKPYMVDRVENVAGDTVKKYMPEAYGPLMSANEAETLTEFMKEVVNSGTASALRTEAYTVAGKTGSAEFDKNKETHGWFVGFAPAENPEIVVSVLVEESGSGGRTAAPIARGIFDTYFSR, encoded by the coding sequence ATGAAGAGGAAGAGAATGAAAAAAACTAATCCTAATCAAAAATCAAATAGAAGTATTCTGTGTATGACATATTTTATTGTGGGAATTTTTGTGTGTCTGATTGTATATTTAGGATACTTTATGCAGTTTGAAAGGGAATCTGTTATCAACAACCCATATAACGGCAGAATCAGCTTATTTTCCGACAAGGTGGTAAGAGGAAAAATTCTGGCTGCAGACGGAACTGTGCTGGCGGACACTGGGGAAGACGAATTTGGAGACGAAAAAAGAGAGTATCCAATGGGACAGATTTTTGCCCATGCAGTAGGGTATTTAGATAAAGGAAAAACAGGCTTGGAAGCTCAGGTTAATTTTTACCTTCTCAGCTCCCACATAAATTTGCTGCAGCAAATAGGCAATGATCTGGCAGGGGAGAAAAATCCTGGGGACAGTGTGATCACTACCTTAGATGCAGGGCTTCAAAAGGCTGCCTATGATCTTTTAGGAGACAGGAAGGGAGCTGTAGTTGTGATGGAGCCGGGAACAGGGAAAATCCTAGCAATGGTTTCCAGACCGGCCTTTGATCCTAACACTTTAGATGAGGAGTGGGAGGCGCTTACCGGGGAAGATGAAAATGCCAAAAGTCAGGCCAAGCTGTTAAACAGGGCCTCCCAGGGACTTTATCCTCCTGGCTCTACCTTTAAAATTATTACAGCCTTAGAATATATCAGGGAACATCCCCAGGACTACGAAAACTTTACATTTGACTGTACCGGGTATTATCAGGAAGGAGAATACGCTATTCAGTGTTATCACGGGACGGCTCACGGACATCAGAATCTGCAGCAGGCCTTTGCAAATTCCTGCAACGGCGCCTTTGCCTATTTAGGTTTATCATTAGACAAGGGGAGGCTGAAGTCACTGGCTGAGGAGATGCTTTTTAACAATGAGCTTCCTGTGTCTTTAACCTACAGCAAAAGCTCTTACCAGATGGAGGAGACGGCAGATGTGTGGGAAACTCTTCAAACCTCTATCGGGCAGGGGAAAACCCAGATTACCCCTCTTCACAACGGAATGATCGCCGCTGCCATCGCCAACGGAGGAACCTTAATGAAGCCTTATATGGTGGACAGAGTAGAAAACGTTGCGGGAGATACAGTAAAGAAGTATATGCCGGAGGCCTACGGCCCCTTAATGAGCGCTAATGAGGCAGAAACCTTAACAGAATTTATGAAAGAGGTAGTTAATTCAGGAACTGCCTCGGCTTTGAGAACAGAGGCATACACTGTGGCAGGGAAAACGGGGTCCGCTGAATTTGACAAAAACAAGGAAACTCACGGCTGGTTTGTGGGTTTCGCACCGGCTGAAAATCCGGAGATTGTAGTAAGCGTTTTGGTGGAGGAAAGCGGTTCCGGCGGCAGGACGGCTGCGCCTATAGCCAGAGGAATATTTGATACTTATTTTTCAAGATAA
- a CDS encoding FAD binding domain-containing protein: MFKAREYVKAESLEQAWQLNQKKSSVIVGGMMWLKMTNLTKGTIVDLSGLGLDNIEESEEEFFIGCMCSLRQLELHQGLNQCFGNIFKECTRHIVGVQFRNGATVGGSIFGRYGFSDILTCFMALDAKVELYKGGIVDLAEFAKMPYDKDVLVGIRIKKDKRKAAYITQRRSSTDFPLIACCVGKLQNKWYVSIGARPGKACLVILDQGECSDTLELAKKAAGQMIYGDNVRGSGAYRKDLAVIYTDRLMKQLEGVE, from the coding sequence GTGTTTAAGGCAAGAGAATACGTTAAAGCAGAAAGTCTGGAGCAGGCCTGGCAGCTGAACCAGAAAAAAAGCAGCGTCATTGTAGGCGGCATGATGTGGCTGAAAATGACTAATTTGACAAAGGGAACTATAGTGGATTTGTCAGGACTGGGATTAGACAATATTGAGGAAAGTGAGGAGGAGTTTTTCATTGGCTGTATGTGCAGTTTAAGACAACTGGAGCTTCATCAGGGACTGAACCAATGTTTTGGCAATATATTTAAAGAATGTACCAGACATATTGTGGGAGTACAGTTTAGAAACGGAGCCACCGTAGGAGGCAGCATTTTCGGCAGATATGGATTTTCTGATATTCTGACCTGCTTTATGGCTTTGGACGCAAAAGTAGAGCTGTATAAGGGGGGGATTGTAGACTTAGCTGAATTTGCTAAAATGCCTTATGATAAAGACGTGCTTGTAGGAATCAGGATTAAAAAAGACAAAAGAAAAGCAGCTTATATTACACAGCGCAGGTCCAGCACAGATTTTCCCTTGATAGCCTGCTGCGTAGGAAAGCTTCAGAATAAGTGGTACGTCAGTATAGGCGCAAGACCTGGCAAGGCCTGTCTTGTAATATTAGACCAGGGAGAATGTTCTGATACTTTAGAGCTGGCGAAAAAGGCTGCGGGGCAGATGATATACGGAGATAATGTCCGGGGAAGCGGAGCTTATCGAAAAGACCTGGCTGTTATATATACAGACAGATTAATGAAGCAGCTGGAAGGGGTGGAATAA
- a CDS encoding FtsW/RodA/SpoVE family cell cycle protein: MSFLIIEISKYMMIFLMILYALLNFRYFGMKEDTGRNRLCLGQNFLMFFIHFLGYLTLYLTLEDEKILAFYWAQVLFFLLYLGISRLIYKNISRLLLNNMCMLLSIGFLMLSRLSTDKAGKQFVIVVVSAVITLIIPFIIDRVWQLSKIPWVYGGAGLFLLLVVCVRGITSYGAQLSITVGGIGFQPSEFVKISFVFFVATMFYRGTNFSNVAVTTIAAAVHVLILVASKDLGSALLFFATYLFMLFVATSNWLYLLTGVGAGGAASVIAYYLFDHVKVRVTAWIDPWSDVGNKGYQIAQSLFAIGTGGWFGMGLCQGLPDKIPVVEKDFMFSAISEELGGIFAICLILIYLGCFLQFMMLAAKMKAVFYKLIAAGLGCLFIVQVLLTVGGATKFIPMTGVTMPFVSYGGSSVFSTFILFGVVQGLYILKKNEEEENEKN; this comes from the coding sequence TTGTCATTTTTAATAATTGAAATCTCAAAATATATGATGATATTTCTGATGATTTTATATGCGCTGCTGAATTTCCGGTATTTTGGAATGAAGGAGGATACAGGGAGAAACAGGCTTTGTCTAGGCCAGAATTTCTTAATGTTTTTCATCCATTTCCTAGGCTATTTAACCTTATATCTGACTTTGGAGGATGAAAAGATTCTGGCGTTTTATTGGGCTCAAGTATTGTTTTTCCTGCTGTATTTAGGTATATCCAGATTAATTTACAAAAATATATCCAGGCTTCTTCTAAACAATATGTGTATGCTTTTAAGCATAGGCTTTCTTATGCTGTCCAGACTTTCAACGGACAAGGCGGGAAAGCAATTTGTAATTGTAGTGGTTTCAGCGGTGATTACTCTGATTATTCCCTTTATTATTGACAGGGTGTGGCAGCTGTCTAAAATCCCCTGGGTTTACGGGGGAGCAGGACTTTTCCTTTTGCTGGTAGTATGTGTAAGAGGAATTACAAGCTATGGGGCCCAGCTGTCTATTACAGTGGGAGGAATTGGCTTTCAGCCTTCTGAATTTGTAAAAATCAGCTTTGTATTTTTTGTAGCCACTATGTTTTACAGAGGGACAAATTTTTCAAATGTAGCCGTGACTACAATAGCTGCAGCAGTCCATGTGCTGATTTTAGTGGCCTCTAAGGATTTGGGAAGCGCATTATTGTTTTTTGCCACTTATTTATTTATGCTGTTTGTAGCTACCTCCAATTGGCTGTATTTGCTGACGGGAGTGGGGGCAGGCGGAGCCGCCTCTGTAATCGCCTATTATTTATTTGATCACGTAAAGGTGAGAGTGACGGCCTGGATAGACCCCTGGTCAGATGTGGGAAATAAAGGATATCAGATCGCCCAGTCCTTGTTTGCCATTGGAACAGGGGGATGGTTCGGCATGGGACTTTGTCAGGGACTGCCTGATAAAATTCCGGTGGTGGAAAAGGATTTTATGTTTTCAGCTATATCAGAGGAGCTGGGAGGAATCTTTGCCATATGTCTGATTCTTATTTATTTAGGGTGTTTTCTCCAGTTTATGATGCTGGCAGCAAAGATGAAGGCTGTATTTTACAAGCTGATTGCAGCAGGCTTAGGCTGTCTGTTTATTGTTCAGGTGCTTCTGACTGTAGGAGGAGCCACTAAATTTATTCCTATGACAGGGGTTACTATGCCTTTTGTCAGCTACGGAGGAAGTTCAGTATTCAGCACGTTTATTTTATTCGGAGTAGTTCAGGGATTATATATCCTGAAGAAAAATGAAGAGGAAGAGAATGAAAAAAACTAA
- the ruvA gene encoding Holliday junction branch migration protein RuvA — translation MISYVKGILGEILEQEIVVEAGGIGYGIQVPVTVLDRLPGLGKEVKIYTYMQVREDGLSLFGFLNRQDLLMFRQLIGVSGIGPKGALGVLSALSPDTLRMAVLSGDAKTISKAPGVGNKTAQRIILDLKDKVKAEDILSGFDKEEEDSSYSDMTAQSGKEAVEALVALGYSGTEAAKAVRRVEISEGMTAEDVLRQSLKFLAF, via the coding sequence GTGATTTCCTATGTCAAAGGTATACTGGGTGAGATTTTAGAGCAGGAAATTGTAGTGGAAGCAGGAGGGATTGGTTACGGAATTCAGGTGCCGGTCACTGTTTTGGACAGGCTTCCAGGACTGGGAAAAGAAGTGAAGATTTATACATATATGCAGGTGAGAGAAGATGGCCTAAGTCTTTTCGGCTTTTTAAACAGGCAGGATCTGCTTATGTTTAGGCAGCTGATTGGAGTCAGCGGCATCGGGCCTAAGGGGGCTTTGGGCGTGCTTTCGGCCCTCAGCCCTGACACTTTGCGCATGGCGGTGCTGTCCGGGGATGCGAAGACGATTTCCAAGGCTCCCGGAGTGGGAAATAAGACGGCTCAGAGAATCATTCTGGATTTAAAGGACAAGGTAAAGGCAGAAGATATTTTGTCAGGCTTTGACAAAGAGGAGGAGGACAGCAGTTACTCTGATATGACTGCACAGTCTGGAAAAGAGGCGGTGGAGGCTCTGGTTGCCCTGGGATATTCAGGCACAGAGGCTGCAAAAGCAGTGAGAAGGGTAGAAATTTCAGAAGGCATGACGGCTGAGGATGTGCTCAGACAGTCATTAAAGTTTTTAGCATTTTAG
- a CDS encoding U32 family peptidase produces the protein MKREQTEILAPAGSYESMTAAVAAGADAVYIGGSRFGARAYADNLDEEKLLSAIDYVHLHGRKIYMTVNTLMKEQEMEQLYQYIKPYYMQGLDAAIVQDLGVFKFLKENFPNLPLHASTQMTITGVYGAKLLAEMGASRIVTARELSLEEIREIHCQVDVEIESFVHGALCYCYSGQCLYSSMLGGRSGNRGRCAQPCRLPYDIKRGSQTLNKKDQQHVMSLKDLCTLDLIPDMIEAGIYSMKIEGRMKSPRYTAGVVSVYKKYRDLYLEKGRKGYKVQKSDREMLLDLFDRGGFTEGYYTQHNGKAMVAVKQKPAFREGNKELFQMLDDKYVKSEIQEEVSGAVYIKEGEAGKLCLNLKDIHITVFGAPPLKALNQPLTAEKLEKQICKTGGTPFKLKDLETVIEGDLFMPVQALNELRRSGFQALEAAVTGRHRREEAGVSEEQKEKEKKKEKEGEKLPEKEEAFVSPLMTASIEDEKAAEILTEIPEIFRIYINSETIGWEKWKKIGRQCREKKKQCYLMMPQIFRTQARNYFEEHEKELLEAGFDGLLLRSMEEITFVKEKGWKLPYSLDANLYVCNGCAERQMMELGADTLTLPFELNSRELEQLGCSEKEMVVYGRLPLMVSAQCLKKTAEGCDKKPEVLYMKDRLGKEFPVRNCCRFCYNTIYNTTPLSLLGEEKLIKRLSPKYLRLQFTTEDREEIRRLAVSFTDSFIKDMKAQRPLKDFTRGHWKRGVE, from the coding sequence GTGAAAAGAGAACAAACAGAAATATTGGCTCCTGCCGGCTCCTACGAAAGCATGACGGCGGCAGTGGCAGCCGGAGCAGATGCAGTTTACATCGGGGGAAGCCGGTTTGGGGCCAGAGCCTATGCTGATAATCTGGATGAAGAGAAGCTGCTTTCCGCCATTGATTATGTTCATCTTCATGGCAGGAAAATTTATATGACTGTAAACACTTTAATGAAAGAGCAGGAGATGGAGCAGCTTTATCAGTATATAAAGCCTTACTATATGCAGGGTTTGGACGCTGCCATTGTTCAGGATTTAGGTGTTTTTAAATTTTTAAAAGAAAATTTTCCTAACCTGCCTCTTCACGCCAGCACCCAAATGACCATTACAGGCGTGTACGGAGCTAAATTGCTGGCGGAAATGGGAGCTTCCAGGATCGTCACGGCCAGAGAGCTGTCATTGGAAGAAATCAGAGAGATACATTGTCAGGTAGATGTGGAGATTGAAAGCTTTGTCCATGGAGCTTTGTGCTACTGTTATTCAGGCCAGTGCCTTTACAGCAGTATGCTGGGCGGCAGAAGCGGAAACAGAGGCAGATGCGCTCAGCCCTGCAGACTGCCTTATGACATAAAAAGAGGAAGTCAGACATTAAATAAAAAAGATCAGCAGCATGTAATGAGCTTGAAAGACCTTTGCACTTTAGATCTGATTCCTGATATGATAGAGGCCGGCATTTATTCCATGAAAATAGAAGGCAGAATGAAAAGCCCCAGATACACTGCAGGAGTAGTGAGTGTATATAAAAAGTACAGGGATCTGTATTTGGAAAAGGGGCGAAAGGGGTATAAGGTTCAAAAAAGCGACAGGGAGATGCTTCTGGATTTATTTGACAGAGGAGGATTTACTGAGGGATATTACACCCAGCACAACGGAAAAGCTATGGTGGCAGTAAAACAGAAGCCGGCTTTCAGGGAAGGAAACAAGGAGCTGTTTCAGATGCTGGATGATAAATATGTAAAATCAGAAATACAGGAGGAAGTGTCCGGCGCCGTATATATAAAGGAGGGAGAGGCCGGGAAGTTATGTCTGAACCTGAAAGATATTCATATTACGGTTTTTGGCGCCCCTCCATTGAAAGCCTTAAATCAGCCTTTAACGGCAGAAAAGCTGGAAAAACAAATATGTAAAACAGGAGGCACTCCCTTTAAGCTGAAAGATTTGGAGACTGTCATAGAGGGAGATTTATTTATGCCGGTGCAGGCTTTAAATGAGCTAAGGCGCAGCGGATTCCAGGCTTTAGAGGCTGCCGTCACAGGCCGGCACAGAAGAGAGGAAGCAGGAGTATCAGAGGAGCAGAAAGAAAAAGAGAAAAAGAAAGAGAAAGAGGGGGAGAAGCTGCCGGAAAAAGAGGAAGCTTTTGTTTCTCCTCTTATGACAGCCAGCATTGAAGATGAAAAAGCCGCGGAGATTTTAACTGAAATTCCGGAGATTTTCAGAATTTATATAAATTCAGAGACAATTGGATGGGAAAAGTGGAAAAAAATAGGGCGGCAGTGCAGAGAGAAGAAAAAGCAGTGCTATTTAATGATGCCTCAAATTTTCCGCACACAGGCCAGGAACTATTTTGAAGAGCACGAAAAGGAGCTGCTTGAGGCAGGCTTTGACGGTCTTCTTCTAAGATCTATGGAAGAAATCACATTTGTAAAAGAAAAAGGCTGGAAGCTGCCTTATTCTCTGGACGCCAATTTGTATGTCTGCAACGGTTGCGCAGAAAGGCAGATGATGGAATTGGGAGCAGATACGCTGACTTTGCCTTTTGAATTAAACAGCAGGGAGCTGGAGCAGTTAGGCTGCAGTGAAAAGGAAATGGTAGTATATGGCAGACTGCCGCTTATGGTTTCTGCCCAGTGTCTGAAAAAGACTGCTGAGGGCTGCGACAAAAAGCCGGAGGTGCTGTATATGAAAGACAGGCTGGGGAAAGAATTTCCTGTAAGGAACTGCTGCAGATTTTGTTACAATACAATTTATAATACTACTCCTTTATCCTTGCTGGGAGAGGAAAAATTAATAAAAAGGCTTTCTCCTAAATATTTAAGGCTTCAGTTTACAACAGAAGACAGGGAGGAGATCAGGCGGCTGGCTGTTAGCTTTACAGACAGTTTTATAAAGGATATGAAAGCGCAGCGGCCCTTAAAGGATTTTACAAGAGGTCACTGGAAGCGTGGAGTAGAGTAA
- a CDS encoding xanthine dehydrogenase family protein molybdopterin-binding subunit, with amino-acid sequence MEPQQKYVGSPVIKKDAMALVTGKPVYTDDLAPKDCLIVKVVRSPYAHALIEEIQKDKAMKVPGIAAILTWEDVPQKRFTMAGQTYPEPSPYDRLILDKRLRFVGDAAAIVAGETEEAVDKAMKLLKIKYQVLEPVLDFRTAKDNKILVHPEDSWKSLCPVGADNARNLCASGEEGNGDVDQVLETCDLIIDQTYHTKANQQAMMETFRAYSYMDTYGRLTVVPSTQVPFHVRRILSHALDVPKSKVRIVKPRIGGGFGAKQTVVAEVYPAIVTMKTGRPAKIIYTRYESQIASSPRHEMEIHVRVGADWQGKIRAVDMYTLSNTGAYGEHGPTTVGLSGHKSIPLYSSVEAFRFRYDVVYTNEMSAGAYRGYGATQGMFALESAVNELAEKLNMDPVVLRERNMVKEGDYMPAYYGETAGSCALDRCLERARKMIGWDEKFPARDMGNGKMRGVGVAMSMQGSSISGVDVGSVTLKVNDDGFYSMMIGAADMGTGCDTILAQIAADCLGCSVDNIVVSGVDTDVSPYDSGSYASSTTYLTGKAVVKTCETLIKKIVEKGAEYLESRPEETEFDGEKVYTLDGEKSISLQDIGNRAMCGNGLSLEATESHSSPISPPPFMVGMAEVEVDTATGQAELIDYVAVVDCGTPVNPNLCRIQTEGGLAQGIGMAMYEEITYSPKGQMYENSFMQYKIPSRLDVGTIRVEFESSYEKSGPFGAKSIGEVVINTPSPAIASAVAHATGVHIRELPVTAEKIYFGMKGQNRK; translated from the coding sequence ATGGAACCACAGCAGAAATATGTAGGAAGTCCTGTAATAAAAAAGGACGCTATGGCTCTTGTTACAGGAAAACCGGTATACACAGATGATCTGGCGCCGAAAGACTGTTTAATTGTCAAGGTGGTAAGAAGTCCTTACGCCCATGCTCTGATAGAGGAAATTCAAAAGGATAAAGCTATGAAGGTGCCGGGAATCGCTGCGATTCTTACTTGGGAAGACGTGCCCCAAAAGCGGTTTACTATGGCAGGGCAAACATACCCGGAGCCTAGCCCTTACGACAGGCTGATTTTAGATAAACGCCTTCGTTTTGTAGGCGACGCCGCGGCCATTGTGGCGGGAGAGACAGAAGAAGCAGTGGATAAAGCGATGAAGCTGTTGAAAATTAAATATCAGGTGTTAGAGCCGGTGCTGGATTTTAGAACGGCCAAGGATAACAAAATTTTAGTTCACCCGGAGGATAGCTGGAAAAGCTTATGTCCTGTGGGGGCTGACAATGCCAGAAATCTCTGCGCTTCCGGGGAAGAAGGAAATGGGGATGTGGACCAGGTATTAGAGACCTGCGACCTGATTATTGACCAGACTTATCACACAAAAGCCAATCAGCAGGCTATGATGGAAACCTTCCGGGCCTATTCCTATATGGATACATACGGCCGTCTGACAGTAGTGCCGTCTACCCAGGTGCCCTTCCATGTGCGCCGTATTTTATCCCACGCCTTAGATGTTCCTAAGTCTAAGGTGAGAATAGTAAAGCCCAGAATCGGCGGAGGCTTCGGCGCCAAGCAAACTGTGGTGGCGGAGGTGTATCCGGCGATTGTGACTATGAAAACAGGCCGGCCGGCAAAAATTATATATACCAGGTATGAGTCCCAGATTGCATCATCTCCCAGACATGAAATGGAAATTCACGTGCGGGTGGGAGCTGATTGGCAGGGAAAAATCAGGGCGGTGGACATGTACACATTATCCAATACCGGCGCATATGGGGAGCACGGTCCCACTACAGTCGGCCTGTCCGGCCACAAGTCAATCCCTTTATATTCCTCTGTAGAAGCATTCAGATTCCGGTATGACGTAGTTTACACCAATGAAATGTCTGCGGGAGCATATAGAGGATACGGCGCCACACAAGGTATGTTTGCCCTGGAATCTGCAGTGAACGAGCTGGCAGAAAAGCTGAACATGGACCCTGTAGTTTTAAGGGAAAGGAACATGGTAAAAGAAGGAGACTACATGCCGGCTTATTACGGAGAAACGGCTGGCAGCTGCGCCTTAGACAGGTGCCTGGAAAGAGCCAGAAAAATGATTGGATGGGATGAGAAATTTCCTGCCAGGGATATGGGAAACGGCAAGATGAGAGGCGTGGGAGTGGCCATGTCTATGCAGGGCTCTTCTATTTCAGGAGTGGACGTAGGATCAGTGACTTTAAAGGTAAATGACGACGGCTTTTACAGTATGATGATTGGAGCTGCAGATATGGGAACAGGCTGCGATACAATTCTGGCTCAGATTGCAGCAGATTGTTTAGGATGCAGCGTGGACAATATTGTAGTATCCGGAGTAGATACAGACGTATCTCCCTACGATTCTGGGTCTTACGCTTCCAGTACCACCTACTTAACAGGAAAAGCAGTGGTAAAAACATGTGAAACCTTAATTAAAAAGATTGTGGAAAAGGGAGCGGAATATTTGGAGTCCAGGCCTGAGGAAACAGAATTTGACGGTGAAAAGGTATATACCTTAGACGGCGAAAAGTCTATTTCCCTTCAGGATATTGGAAACAGGGCAATGTGTGGAAACGGTCTTTCCCTGGAAGCCACAGAGTCTCACTCTTCTCCTATTTCTCCTCCTCCTTTTATGGTAGGAATGGCGGAGGTAGAGGTGGATACAGCTACAGGACAGGCGGAATTAATAGACTATGTGGCTGTAGTAGACTGCGGAACTCCTGTAAACCCTAACCTGTGCAGAATTCAGACAGAAGGCGGCTTAGCCCAGGGAATCGGAATGGCTATGTATGAAGAAATCACCTATTCTCCCAAAGGGCAGATGTATGAAAATTCCTTTATGCAGTACAAAATACCTTCCAGACTGGATGTGGGAACTATTCGGGTGGAATTTGAAAGCAGCTATGAAAAATCAGGGCCTTTTGGAGCAAAGTCTATTGGGGAGGTAGTTATTAACACTCCTTCTCCTGCAATCGCCAGCGCTGTAGCCCATGCCACAGGAGTACACATAAGAGAGCTGCCTGTTACAGCTGAAAAAATTTATTTTGGCATGAAGGGGCAGAACAGGAAATAG
- a CDS encoding (2Fe-2S)-binding protein produces the protein MELQFTLNGKKINTQISPDQILLELVRELGCYSVKRGCDTSNCGLCTVLVDSKPVLSCSTLAARVQGKTVTTMEGLQEEAGKIGAFLAGEGAEQCGFCSPGLIMNILAMEKELNHPGMEEIKEYLSGNLCRCTGYMGQLRAIEKYLAREGGR, from the coding sequence ATGGAGCTTCAATTTACCTTAAACGGGAAGAAAATTAATACTCAGATTTCTCCGGACCAAATACTGTTAGAGCTGGTAAGGGAATTAGGCTGCTACAGTGTGAAAAGAGGCTGCGATACTTCAAACTGCGGTTTGTGCACAGTTTTAGTGGACAGTAAGCCGGTGCTTTCTTGCTCCACCTTAGCTGCCAGAGTACAGGGGAAAACAGTAACTACAATGGAAGGTCTTCAGGAGGAAGCTGGAAAAATCGGCGCTTTTTTGGCCGGAGAGGGAGCGGAGCAGTGCGGCTTCTGCAGTCCTGGTCTGATTATGAACATACTGGCTATGGAAAAAGAGCTGAACCACCCTGGAATGGAAGAAATTAAAGAGTATTTATCAGGAAATCTGTGCCGATGCACCGGCTATATGGGCCAGCTGCGGGCGATTGAAAAATATTTAGCCAGAGAAGGAGGCAGGTAA
- the ruvB gene encoding Holliday junction branch migration DNA helicase RuvB, translating into MERRVITTDVTTEEEKRIEVNLRPQMMEDYIGQDKLKSNLRVFIDAARTRKEPLDHVLLYGPPGLGKTTLSCIIANEMGVNLKVTSGPAIEKPGDMAAILSGLQEGDVLFVDEIHRLTRQVEEVLYPAMEDFAIDIMLGKESSARSIRLELPHFTLVGATTRAGLLTEPLRARFGVIQKMDFYTPSDLEKIVLRSARALEVEIEQEGAVEIARRSRGTPRLANRLLKRVRDFAQVKYDGRITKEVADFALDILDVDKLGLDNNDRSILLTIIQKFSGGPVGLDTLAAALGEDSGTLEEVYEPYLIMNGLLNRTPRGRMATELAYHHLGLS; encoded by the coding sequence ATGGAACGAAGAGTGATTACCACAGATGTGACAACAGAAGAAGAAAAAAGAATAGAGGTAAATCTGCGCCCTCAGATGATGGAGGATTATATTGGCCAGGATAAGTTAAAATCTAATCTGCGGGTATTTATTGACGCGGCCAGAACCAGGAAGGAGCCTTTAGACCATGTGCTTCTTTACGGCCCTCCAGGGCTGGGAAAGACTACCTTATCCTGTATTATTGCCAATGAAATGGGCGTGAATTTAAAGGTTACCTCTGGCCCGGCTATTGAAAAGCCGGGAGACATGGCTGCCATTTTAAGCGGTCTTCAGGAGGGGGATGTGCTGTTTGTAGATGAGATTCACCGCCTTACAAGGCAGGTGGAGGAGGTGCTGTACCCTGCTATGGAGGACTTTGCCATTGATATAATGTTGGGAAAGGAATCCTCGGCCAGGTCCATTCGGCTGGAGCTTCCTCACTTTACTTTGGTAGGCGCCACCACAAGGGCCGGTCTTTTAACAGAGCCTTTAAGAGCCAGATTTGGGGTGATACAAAAAATGGACTTTTATACCCCTTCAGATCTGGAAAAAATTGTGCTTCGCTCTGCCAGAGCATTAGAGGTGGAGATTGAGCAGGAGGGAGCCGTGGAGATTGCCAGACGGTCCAGAGGCACGCCAAGGCTTGCCAACAGGCTGTTAAAAAGAGTGAGGGATTTTGCTCAGGTAAAATACGACGGCAGAATCACAAAAGAGGTGGCGGATTTCGCCCTGGATATATTGGATGTAGATAAGTTAGGGCTGGACAATAACGACAGAAGCATTTTGCTTACAATTATACAGAAGTTTTCCGGAGGACCAGTAGGATTAGACACTTTGGCAGCCGCTTTAGGGGAGGACTCAGGCACCTTAGAGGAGGTGTACGAGCCTTATTTAATTATGAACGGCCTGTTAAACAGAACGCCCAGAGGCAGAATGGCTACAGAACTGGCATATCATCATCTGGGGCTTTCTTAA
- a CDS encoding cell division protein ZapA gives MDSKNYTEVLIDGRIYTLGGAEDESYLQRVASYINEKHSQLKKRDGFLKQSGDYQSVMVELNIADDYFKAKEEVDKLKEQKNELEKEAYSLRHELVTTQMKLEKALRQQEEAEKKKG, from the coding sequence ATGGATTCCAAAAATTATACAGAAGTGCTGATAGACGGCAGAATATATACTTTAGGCGGGGCGGAGGACGAGTCTTACCTTCAGCGGGTCGCCAGCTATATTAATGAAAAGCATTCTCAGCTGAAAAAAAGAGACGGATTTTTAAAGCAAAGCGGAGATTATCAAAGCGTAATGGTAGAGCTGAATATTGCTGACGATTACTTTAAGGCAAAAGAAGAAGTGGATAAGCTGAAGGAACAGAAAAACGAGCTGGAAAAGGAAGCTTACAGTCTGCGCCATGAGCTAGTTACAACACAGATGAAGCTGGAAAAGGCTCTTCGCCAGCAGGAAGAGGCGGAAAAGAAGAAAGGGTAA